TCCCTAGACCCCAGCTGCTCGGACAGCATCGGGAATGCTGTGCACTGCGGGGCGGCGGATGGGGCAAGAAGCATGCAACCGTCAATTATGTATTTGACTACCATCCGCTGAAGCTGGTTCGGTATCATATTTTAATTATAGAAGAAATGAAAAATCGGGGATACAACGTAGATAGCCTATGGGAAAATCCAACTTATCGCGGGAAGCAGACCGATCCATGGGATTGGGACGATGAGTATGAGGTGATGGCCCATACGCGTTATGATGAGCATAACGATGCCTACATGACGGAGTGCCTCGATAATCTGGCAGAGAAGGGGATTATGCTGGAAGTGGGTGTGAAGCAGGCGGACGGCTTAAGGTAAGATATAGAACGAAATACGCTGATAAGCCTGCAGCAAGCAATAAAGATGGTATAGAAAAAGATGGCTTTCTCTCAATGGGAGATGAAGCCATCTTTTTGCATTGTATAATGATTGAGATCTAGACATCTGTTATTGTATTTCTATGCTTGCGGCTTTCAGCTCATGTAGAAAATCGTGCAAACCCTCGCGCCAAGGACGTATATCAGTGAATCCGTTACTTCGGATGGCGAAGTGCTCCATGACCGAATTTTGGGGACGTGGTGCTGGACGTGGAAAGCGGTCTGTAGTACAAGGCTCTAGCGAAGCTGTTATCTTCAAGTCTAATATTTGCGCAGCATCATCTAATATCGCTTTGGTAAACTCATACCATGTACAGGAGCCACTATTGGAGGCATGATAAATCCCATATTTCTCAGTCTGAATCAGCTCAAATAAGAACGCGGACAAATCTACGGTATAGGTAGGTGAGCCCTTTTGGTCATTCACTACATTCAGAAACGGTTTCTCCTGTCCCAATTTCAGCATCGTTTTAACAAAGTTATTGCCATGCAAGCCATAAACCCATGAAGTACGTACAATAAAATAGCGTGAAGACAAACTTTGGATAAGCACTTCCCCTGCTCTCTTTGACTTTCCGTAAATACTTTGCGGGTCTGTATTGTCATACTCATGATACGGCTCAGGAGATTGGCCATCAAAAACATAATCTGTGCTGATATATACCATTTTGGCCTGAACCTTCTCCGCAGCTACTGCCAGGTTTCGGCTACCAGATGCATTAACCCGGTAGGCACCTTCAATATCGGCCTCGGCTGCATCGACTGCAGTATAGGCTGCGCAATGGATAACGGCTTGCGGAAGGAATTCCGAAACTACGGCTTCGCACTGCTCTGGATTTGTAATATCAAGCGTTTGACGATCGCATGCCAGGACTTCAAAGCCCTTCTGCTCCAGTAATATTACAACGTCCTTTCCAAGTTGACCCGCTGCTCCGGTTACTAACACTTTCATTTATCCGTCCCCCTGATGCCCCCCATATTGTTGGGTGTAATATTGTTGATAGGCTCCAGATTGAATCCGGGTCCACCATTCCTTATTATCCAGGTACCACTGAATGGTCTCCTTAATCCCCGTATCAAAAGAATGGTTAGGTTTCCAACCAAGCTCTGCCATTATTTTTGACGGATCAATTCCATAGCGCCGGTCATGACCTGGACGATCCGATACGTAAGAAATCAAGGATTTAGGTTTCTCCAATTCATTTAGTATGGTTTCTACAATCTCTATGTTGCTTCGCTCGTTATTGCCGCCTATATTGTACACTTCTCCCAGCTTCCCTTGGTGAATGACTAGGTCAATTGCACTGCAATGATCTTCAACATACAGCCAATCCCTAATATTCAGTCCGTCACCATATATAGGAAGAGATTTATTCATAAGAGCACGGGAGATCATTAAAGGAATCAGCTTCTCAGGAAATTGATAGGGCCCATAGTTATTAGAACAACGTGTAATGTTAACAGGAAGACTGAAGGTTTCATAATAGGACCTAACTAGCAGATCTCCTCCGGCTTTACTAGCGGAATAAGGACTATTAGGCGACAAAGGTGTTTCTTCGGTGAACAATCCTGTTGCTCCAAGAGATCCATACACCTCATCCGTAGATACCTGAACAAATTTGGATACTTTATATTTCTTCGCTGCATCAAGTAACACCTGCGTTCCAAGCACATTTGTCTTAACAAATACATCAAATGTAAGTATACTGCGATCCACATGGGACTCAGCTGCAAAGTTTACAACGATGTCCACATCTTGCTCAATCAGCTCCTCCATCTTATTTGTATCCGTTATATCAGCTTTCAAAAATCTATATTTAGGGTTACTTTCAACCGATCTGAGATTTTCTAAATTCCCTGCATAAGTGAGTGAATCTACATTAATAATTTCGTAATCTGGATGTTCCTTTATCATATACAGAATGAAATTACTACCAATGAAACCCGCGCCTCCTGTAACTAAAAGTTTCATCTGACCGACTCCCTTTCTAATTAAAATTGAGCTCTGCATTCGCTAATACTGGGTGCCTCTTATCCTTATCAGACAACACAGGATTTCTAATTGGCCAGTCAATATTCAATGCTGGATCATTCCATAGAATTCCACGATCATGTTCTGGTGAATAGTATTCATCTACTTTATAAATAACCTGTGTCTGTGGAACAAGCGTGCAAAAACCATGTGCAAACCCGCTTGGTACGAGAAGCTGACGCTTGTTATCTCCACTAAGAATGACACCAATCCATTTCCCGAATGTTGGAGAGTTCTTACGAATATCAACAATTACGTCATAGATTGCACCAGAGATGACACGAACAAGCTTTGTTTGAGCCTTTGGATTCAGTTGATAATGGAGTCCTCTCAGTACACCTGATTCAGCAGATAATGAATGATTATCCTGTACAAAATTATGTTGGATCCCCTTCTTTTTGAACGTTTCTTCATTGTAGCTTTCCATGAAGAAACCACGATGGTCTCCGTGGACTTTGGGTTCAATTATGCTTGCTCCTTCTAGATATAAAGGAGTGATATCCATTGCTGATCTCACCTCTGAGTTAGATTTATAAGTTTTTGTTCTAACTCAATATATGCACTATTGATATCGGTGACCTATATTCTCTGTGAGAGTAAACAACAATTTAAAACGTGGGCCTTCACAGAGCGTCCCTTGCCAAATAAAAAAGCCTCCCCTTAATAGAGAAGGCTTCAATATAATTAATTTATTTCACCAATTGCCCGCGTGTTACGCCAAGCTGGTTGGTTGCTTTAAGTGTCTTCCACACTTGTGTACCGCTGATCTCTCAGTGCAGAGCACGGTTGTACAGTCCAAGCACTTCACGTACCTGCTCTGGTGTTTCTTCCAGGAACTCCACACGATAGCGGGATACACCTAGATCCATGAAGTTGGTCAGGTACTCAGCACCGGATTGTTCAACGGCATTGTATACCGTATTCCGGCAGCCTTCATCGACACGAACCGGATGGGACATGCCAATACGGTCCTGTAGGGATACGCTGTGATCTTCACAAGGACGTCCGCAGTTCGTGTAGTCTGTCCCTTCACTAAGGAACGTACAGTACACACAGTGCTCTGTATGGAACATCGGCAGATGCTGATGGATAACGACTTCCATCTTGTCCGTACGAGAACGCTCCAGCAGATCGACCATTTGCTGAATATTCAGGTCATAGGATGGAGTAACCGCATCACAGCCGGCTTCAAGGAACAGCTCAACCGCTTTATGGTTGGCGATGTTCAGCGAGAAGTCACCGATCAGCTCTGGATGATGCGCATCTGGATTCTCCATGCGATGACGCAGATAGAAATACAGTGCGCCTGTATTACGAACCAGCACAGCGTCTGGCTTCAGACGTAGAATGTTGTTATGGTAGCCGTTCTCTCCAGGCATGTGAATGCGTGGTGTAACGAGTGCGATCTTCTTGCCTGCAGCATGCACCATTTCAACAGCAGCCGGGAACTGCTTGATGAACTCAAAGTCCGCATATATAAAGTCTACACCAGCTTCAAGGCAAGCCTCTACTTGAGGAAGGCTGCGGCACAATGCCGTCAGTTCCGCTGCTCCGCGCTTCACCGCTGGTGCTGGCTTAACGGAATCACCATATACCTCAACCTCACGCTTCACATATACTGGCGGCTTCGGACGTTCCCCTGCCAGCATTTCTACCGCCTGACGGCGAATGTTGTTCAGCTCACGCATCGGGATAATGATATCTCCATGCAGCTGCACATCCAGCTCTTCCAGCTGGTACACTGTACCGCCTAGACGTCCAAACTGCTCTTCCAGCAGCTCGTCGTTCATCGGACGTTTTTTCGCTATTTCAAGCTCCATCTCGGAATTCACCTGAACAGTAGTACCTTTCTGCACATCCGTCCACCAGGTTTCTAGTGGCTGACCTGGTCTGCCTACTGCCTTCACATGAACCGGGAAGACACGATATGGCTTCTCTGTCTCATAGCTTTGACGCAGGCGCTTATCCAGCGCCGGGTCATTCGTCTTCCAGATCCGATCACCTTCATGCAGACGGCGCAGATCCACGTCACTGCGGCCCGGTACGATATCGATGATCCAGCCTTCGCCCGCTTCGCCTTCGATCTTGACTCCTTTACGGCGAACATCATAGACACGTCCGCCTTCTTCGCGCTTAGTTGGGTCGCCGGCATCAAACACGATACCATCTCCACGCTTCAGCGGAGCTTCCAGTTTACATACGACACCATCACGAAGTATTTTTTCCACACGGCCCAAATACACACCACGGCTCTTCGGAAATGTACCATCCACCAGCTTCTTGTTGTTCGTTCCTTCAAGGAAGCCATGCGTGAAGCCGCGGGAGAAGCTCTGCTGCAGCTCACGAATTTCCTCCGTGCTGATCGGGTCTTTAACGCCGTCAAAATAGGCATCAATTGCTTTGCGATATTTACTTACCACATTCGCTACATATTCCGGTGTCTTCAGACGCCCTTCAATCTTGAAGGAAGTAACACCCGCTTCAATCAGCTCAGGCATAATGTCGATCGCGGCAAGGTCCTTCGGAGACAACAGATAAGCAACATCGCCCATCGGCTTCTGCTCACCATCGACCATCAGATCATAGGGAAGACGGCAGGCCTGTGCACACTCACCGCGGTTCGCAGAGCGTCCGCCCCACATCTCGGAAGTCAAGCATTGACCTGAGTAGGAGACGCAGAGTGCACCATGCACGAATACTTCCATTGGCAGCTTCGCTTGTTCTCCGATTTTTTGAATTTGCTTCAGGTTGTTCTCACGACCTAATACGACGCGTTCAATATCAAACGGCTTCGTAAACTCTACCGCCTCCGGCGAAGTAATCGTCATCTGTGTTGAACCGTGAATTGGGAAATCCGGTGAGATTTCACGAATCAGCTTCACTAGACCCAAATCCTGCACAATAACCGCATCTACACCTGCATCCACACAAGCATCAACCAATGCCTTTGCGTCCGCCAGCTCATTTTCAAATACCAATATGTTAAACGTCAAAAATCCTTTGACTCCATAGCTATGCAAAAAAGCCATAATCTCCGGCAGCTCTTCCATCCGGAAATTGTTCGCTCTTGCGCGGGCATTAAACTTTTCCACACCGAAAAAGATTGCATCTGCGCCGTTCGCTACTGCTGAACGCATACAATCCCAATCGCCGGCAGGTGCTAACAGCTCGACATCTTCTCTTCTCAATGCTTTTGTATCCATATATCCTCCTAAACCTGATCCAAGCAGGCTTTTTTACTTTGCCAATATCCTAATACAACGTCCAATTAATTAACTATATACTCTATCAGTGTAGCCATTCTGCTAAACAACTATAATAGTGTATCAAATCCTCGTTCTTTCCTCTACTACTTCCTGAAAAAACCGAAATTTCCGCTCATTCTCCATGGACTTTTCTATTAAGCGTGTAATATGTGTCCTTCTCTTCTCTGAACCTATGAAAAAGAACCCGCATGCCAACTGAATTCAGCTGTGCCGGTTCTTCAATTCATAAACTATTTATTAAATGAAAAAGATTCAAGCGTCTTCGAGAGAGCATTCAGCTGCACTTCTGTTCGATTGGCATCATTTAATACCGCCGTCACCGTATAAGTAATGCCATCGTGCTCAAATACCAGCTGCCTGCCTTGCATAGGAACACCCCTCTCGACCTCATGGTAAGTGAACTCTGTCGTCGGTTGTCCCGCAAACGTTACATTCTTCGTATCGGTCACACGAAAATCTTTGCGGCTCTGGGCCGCTTCAGCATAAGATTCACGCAGCTGACTGACAGCCATCTCTACAGAAACTTCCTTATCCACATGGATGGAGAAAAAGCCCCCTGTAAACTGGTACGCTACAATCGTGGATTCAAAACGGTTCTCCACCGGAGTCCAGTATCTCGGGATATCAAGTGTATATCCATATGTTTTGGAAGTTCGGGTGATCATGCTCGACTTATTTACTAAGTAAGGATCTTCACCAAGCTTGCCGAAATTTTCAGATACTGTATCATAATCAATTTCGAGCGAAGCCAGGATCTCTTCGAACAAGCTCTCATCCGCTGCTGCTGTTTCGGGTATCGCATATTCCAAATAGTAACGATAGCCGTTTTCTTGAATCAACACATTATATTCCGTTGTCCAGCCATCTCCAAAATTGTATTGGAACTGGTTCACTTGAGCATCCTTACCTGCAACGTTCAGCGTGTAGGAATCGACCTCCCGGTGAGCTTCCTCCACGAACACATCCCGCATCCACTGATTCAGCTTGTCGCTCCAATCCTTAAGCGATGCACCTTCCGGTGCAGATGTCACTTGAAGGGATAGATGAGTTCCTTCCTCACTCTCGTATACCAGGGACTGATTATCCTTGTCCCACTCCGCGGGCACAGACAGCGATATTCCATAATCTTCGTTATATACTGTCGACATGCCGTTCTCAACCGTGGACAAATCCTTCATCCTTGTATCCGATGTGTTGAATGATGTGCGGAAGGAATTCAACAGCGGGGCATGCTTTTGCAAATCCTTGTAATTGACAGCCTCATAGTCGGAAAAATAGACTTCATACAAGTGCCCATTATCGTAGTATTGTCTCGCTTCCCAGAACATACCGTCACTATCCTTGGTCACGATCCGGGCATACGGTGTAACCGCCTCTCCTAAGGCTTCACGGTCCATTACGGTCTCACCCATATCTTTGGCGTCCTGAACAAGCTGCTGCAGCATATCCTCCGCATCCAGCTCCACTTCCTGATCGCTCACCAGCACTTCAAGATAATAGGTTCCTTCTGCGTTCATGAAGCTGGTAAAGTCCTCACTTTCATTATAAGAACCGCCCACAATCAGTCCGGTTGGATAGTTCATAGACCATTCGTAGTAACTGTTCCCTATCTTTGTTTTGCCTAGATCCGTATCGATATCGCTCTCTGGATCCTCCTGCGGAGCTTCAGCATCATTCACCTTCATGCGGATGACCAACTCACCATGATCTGACTTGTGAAGCGATGCTCCGATTCCTGCAGCTACAGGACGAAGCGGAACCATAAGCACATCCTTCACCATCTTGGGGGCAGCAGCCATCTCTACTTTGGCCCCATCGATCCAGGCGGTCTTGCTGCCGATGGTAAGTGCAACCGTATGAGGGCCGTCCATAACTTTGACAACATCCTCCCCGGATAATCGGATCTCGCTATTGAAAGCTTTTTTGAATATGCCTACCGGGACCATCAGCGTTCCCTGCTCAACATAGGGTGTATGAATTGTTTGCTTCTCTCCATTGATGGTTGCGGTCTGGCTTCCGGTCTTTAATCTCAGCTCTTCCACAAGATCAGAAGCTGCTGCCGGTTGAGCTGCACTGCTTAACACGACTGTACCCGTCAATAGCGCTGTTGTAATGATACGTATCATTCTTGTATTCATTGTTCTACCTCATCCCATGCTTCGTCTTCAACTGAAAAGACCGTGTTCTCACCCTGTGTCAATACAAGATAGCGCGTTACGATGTCTCCATCTGACTGCATGAGCAGCTTTACTCTCTGGCCAGGCAGATACTTTTTAAGCAGCTCATTAATATCGACAACCGAAGTAACTCGCACTCCGTCTATGCTGTACAGCACGTCACCCTCTTGGATTTTGGCCTTGTCTGCTTCATTCGTGTCAACACTCGTAACGGTCAAAGGATCGTCAGTAGGCAGACCCACGATGGCCGACCAGCTCTCTTCCAGTGTAAGCCCCAGACTTGCACGCTTGACTTCGCCATATTTAAAGTAATGATTGATTACATAATGCATTGTCTCAGCAGGGATCGAAAAGCCTGTATTCTCTACACCAACCGCTGCATATTTCATCGTGTTAATCCCAATCACTTCACCCTTTAAATTCACGAGCGGGCCGCCGCTGTTCCCCGGGTTAATGGCTGTATCGCTTTGAATCAGACGATAGGATGCATTCACTCCCCGATTGAGCCCGCTGACCACACCCACTGTAGCTGAATTCCGCAGGGAAAAAGAGACCGGTGTTCCAATCGCAATCACCGTCTCGCCCACTCGCATATTGGAAGAGGAGCTGGCAAGCTTCGCTGGCTTGAGCGATTTGGCATTGATCTTGATCAGTGCGAGATCGCTTGCCCTATCGCTGTAACTGTCGGTGATCTTATAGGACTTACCGTCCGATGTGACTACAACTGCATTAGATAAACCTTCAATGACATGGGCGTTGGTCACAATCCATCCATTTGATTTTATAATCACACCCGTTCCGTGCGTTAAATTGTAACGATCCGAGCTCGCCCCCTCTTCACCTGCATCCGGGCGCCCTATAATTCCAACAACCGATGGGGATACGGCCTCGACAACCTCCGGTATGTCATCCTTCGCGGTATAAATGAATGTTCCTGTCTTCGTGTCATACTGACCTGTTCCGCCTAACGCTTTAATAAGGTCTTTTGAATTTATGTATATTTGATCATTCTGCAGCTTCGCATTCAGCTTAACACTGGCGCCTTCTATTACTGCTGGGTTAATCACACCTGCTCCAAGCATAAGGATTGTCATGACAGCAGCTGCTGTGATTCTAGTTCTTACCTTGTGTAGATTGAGATTTGTATCGCTATTTTGATCTTTATATCTAGTGTTGTTCTCATCTCTATCTCTAGCTCTATCTATACGATTAGGTTTCAAATGACTTCACCTATTCCTCTCTCAATCTATCATTCCTGCTCTTTTATGCCTCAAAAGAGGATTAAAAAACACCTTCCCTTCACACAGGGGAAAGTGTTCTGCAAAGCTACTTATGCTGTATGTAACCGTCTAGCTCAGCCAATGCTTGATCATCGCATAATCGGTAATTAGAAATACGATTAAGCTGACCACACCAAAGCCAATAGCAAACAAATTCTTCTGAGGTGCTTTGATCAAGCGAACAACACCGATGAAGATAATAATTGTAAATAAGATGACGAAGATATCAAATCCATTAAATTTAGAAGTTGTGCCTCCAGCTTCCGCTAATAGCAGCATACATGCGCCCCCTTATGACGAGATATCATATACGTACAAGCGTTTACACCTTCTTATATGTTATCTTCATCGCCTCGGTTTAGCAAGAGTTTTCATCCATAAAAACTAAAATAATCCATTTTCTTTAGAGCGAATTGTTTCCGTATACTTCGTAATCGCTTCATCATAACCTGGATACTTATACCCGAGATTTTCTGACACAGCTCTTGAATATATTCTAAAAAGCTCGTAGCAAGTGAATAATGACTGCCACATTTGCTGATACCCATTCTCCGCATAGGTGGACAGGAGTTTTTCCCAGTCTTCATCCGGGAGATACTGTTCTATAAACTTATAGTTCTTTCCTACACTAAAGTTATATCCTTTTTCTGATCCGATCTTCCAAGCCATCATTCTCAATAAATTCGGTCTTGCGATCTCGTTCAGGTGGTCAATAGCAAAAAGGATTTCCTTTCTTCCCAACCCTTTTACTACGTAAGTTGAAACCATCCAGAACTCATTACAACAATCATCAAATTCTCTTGCAGTCGGCTTCTTAATCCAATATTGACGATCATTTGCAATCACTTCGTACTTAACGAGATCATCCTTATCAAGCAACACCTGGGCTAAACCGTCACTATTCGTAAAATAATCGTTTACCTCGTGAACTGGGATAAGTGTCAGGTCTAATTTATTTCCATCCTCAAATAAGATCAAATATGAATACCAATTGCCTAACTCTGACGGAAAAAGCTCCATATCCTCGGGTTTTTGCATCATAGCAGGTTTACCAAAAATATGAAGCCACTGATCATTCTCCTTGAAAGAGTTCATATCTGTCACAAAGAAAGACAGGTCATAATCCTGAAATGTATCCGGGGTAATATTGAGGTTTGTACGTGAGCCCTCCAAAGTTACTAATCGAATTCGATCCTCATTTTTGGCAAAATCGATAAAGATCTTCATCATTTCTTGTTCACTTCTCAATACAGGAATCCTCCGTTCCAACGCTTTCTTTGACAGCTTCCGAATAGAGATTCTAAGTAGCCAACGTCAATCGGATAAAAGACAGATCCTCTTTTTAAAAAAGCTGGAGGTAAGATAAATATATCTCCTCCAGCTCTTCATGCAGTAACTATGAACGGTTTAACACCAATGTTTGACTACGCTCGGTATCTCGTTCCAACACCGGCTTCAAGTATTTACCCGTATAGGATTCTTTCACTTTTACGATTTGTTCTGGAGAACCTGTACCGATAATGGTACCGCCGCCGTCTCCGCCTTCCGGTCCCAAGTCGATAACATGGTCGACCGTCTTGATTACATCCAGATTGTGCTCGATCACAAGCACGGTTTCCCCAGAGTCAACCAATCGATGAAGCACCGTCAGGAGACGATCAATATCATCCACGTGCAGACCGGTTGTAGGCTCGTCTAAGATGTACATCGTCTTACCGGTACTGCGGCGGTACAGCTCGGATGCGAGCTTAACGCGCTGTGCCTCTCCGCCGGATAGAGTCGTTGCCGGCTGTCCAAGCTTGACGTATCCTAGACCGACATCCAGCAGGGTTTGGA
This sequence is a window from Paenibacillus urinalis. Protein-coding genes within it:
- a CDS encoding TIGR02328 family protein translates to MRLWHEDLIRMLPRPQLLGQHRECCALRGGGWGKKHATVNYVFDYHPLKLVRYHILIIEEMKNRGYNVDSLWENPTYRGKQTDPWDWDDEYEVMAHTRYDEHNDAYMTECLDNLAEKGIMLEVGVKQADGLR
- the rfbD gene encoding dTDP-4-dehydrorhamnose reductase, whose translation is MKVLVTGAAGQLGKDVVILLEQKGFEVLACDRQTLDITNPEQCEAVVSEFLPQAVIHCAAYTAVDAAEADIEGAYRVNASGSRNLAVAAEKVQAKMVYISTDYVFDGQSPEPYHEYDNTDPQSIYGKSKRAGEVLIQSLSSRYFIVRTSWVYGLHGNNFVKTMLKLGQEKPFLNVVNDQKGSPTYTVDLSAFLFELIQTEKYGIYHASNSGSCTWYEFTKAILDDAAQILDLKITASLEPCTTDRFPRPAPRPQNSVMEHFAIRSNGFTDIRPWREGLHDFLHELKAASIEIQ
- the rfbB gene encoding dTDP-glucose 4,6-dehydratase, which codes for MKLLVTGGAGFIGSNFILYMIKEHPDYEIINVDSLTYAGNLENLRSVESNPKYRFLKADITDTNKMEELIEQDVDIVVNFAAESHVDRSILTFDVFVKTNVLGTQVLLDAAKKYKVSKFVQVSTDEVYGSLGATGLFTEETPLSPNSPYSASKAGGDLLVRSYYETFSLPVNITRCSNNYGPYQFPEKLIPLMISRALMNKSLPIYGDGLNIRDWLYVEDHCSAIDLVIHQGKLGEVYNIGGNNERSNIEIVETILNELEKPKSLISYVSDRPGHDRRYGIDPSKIMAELGWKPNHSFDTGIKETIQWYLDNKEWWTRIQSGAYQQYYTQQYGGHQGDG
- the rfbC gene encoding dTDP-4-dehydrorhamnose 3,5-epimerase is translated as MDITPLYLEGASIIEPKVHGDHRGFFMESYNEETFKKKGIQHNFVQDNHSLSAESGVLRGLHYQLNPKAQTKLVRVISGAIYDVIVDIRKNSPTFGKWIGVILSGDNKRQLLVPSGFAHGFCTLVPQTQVIYKVDEYYSPEHDRGILWNDPALNIDWPIRNPVLSDKDKRHPVLANAELNFN
- a CDS encoding stalk domain-containing protein; amino-acid sequence: MNTRMIRIITTALLTGTVVLSSAAQPAAASDLVEELRLKTGSQTATINGEKQTIHTPYVEQGTLMVPVGIFKKAFNSEIRLSGEDVVKVMDGPHTVALTIGSKTAWIDGAKVEMAAAPKMVKDVLMVPLRPVAAGIGASLHKSDHGELVIRMKVNDAEAPQEDPESDIDTDLGKTKIGNSYYEWSMNYPTGLIVGGSYNESEDFTSFMNAEGTYYLEVLVSDQEVELDAEDMLQQLVQDAKDMGETVMDREALGEAVTPYARIVTKDSDGMFWEARQYYDNGHLYEVYFSDYEAVNYKDLQKHAPLLNSFRTSFNTSDTRMKDLSTVENGMSTVYNEDYGISLSVPAEWDKDNQSLVYESEEGTHLSLQVTSAPEGASLKDWSDKLNQWMRDVFVEEAHREVDSYTLNVAGKDAQVNQFQYNFGDGWTTEYNVLIQENGYRYYLEYAIPETAAADESLFEEILASLEIDYDTVSENFGKLGEDPYLVNKSSMITRTSKTYGYTLDIPRYWTPVENRFESTIVAYQFTGGFFSIHVDKEVSVEMAVSQLRESYAEAAQSRKDFRVTDTKNVTFAGQPTTEFTYHEVERGVPMQGRQLVFEHDGITYTVTAVLNDANRTEVQLNALSKTLESFSFNK
- a CDS encoding S1C family serine protease, producing MTILMLGAGVINPAVIEGASVKLNAKLQNDQIYINSKDLIKALGGTGQYDTKTGTFIYTAKDDIPEVVEAVSPSVVGIIGRPDAGEEGASSDRYNLTHGTGVIIKSNGWIVTNAHVIEGLSNAVVVTSDGKSYKITDSYSDRASDLALIKINAKSLKPAKLASSSSNMRVGETVIAIGTPVSFSLRNSATVGVVSGLNRGVNASYRLIQSDTAINPGNSGGPLVNLKGEVIGINTMKYAAVGVENTGFSIPAETMHYVINHYFKYGEVKRASLGLTLEESWSAIVGLPTDDPLTVTSVDTNEADKAKIQEGDVLYSIDGVRVTSVVDINELLKKYLPGQRVKLLMQSDGDIVTRYLVLTQGENTVFSVEDEAWDEVEQ
- the ant(6) gene encoding aminoglycoside 6-adenylyltransferase; its protein translation is MRSEQEMMKIFIDFAKNEDRIRLVTLEGSRTNLNITPDTFQDYDLSFFVTDMNSFKENDQWLHIFGKPAMMQKPEDMELFPSELGNWYSYLILFEDGNKLDLTLIPVHEVNDYFTNSDGLAQVLLDKDDLVKYEVIANDRQYWIKKPTAREFDDCCNEFWMVSTYVVKGLGRKEILFAIDHLNEIARPNLLRMMAWKIGSEKGYNFSVGKNYKFIEQYLPDEDWEKLLSTYAENGYQQMWQSLFTCYELFRIYSRAVSENLGYKYPGYDEAITKYTETIRSKENGLF